A stretch of the Uranotaenia lowii strain MFRU-FL chromosome 3, ASM2978415v1, whole genome shotgun sequence genome encodes the following:
- the LOC129753492 gene encoding zinc finger protein squeeze-like gives MAEIPTGDYSHIHRSIDQLRSMNERGMLGQLNALTAANSTDLRSAIAVHEYKPYINDLRQQHQQQPPPQQQQQPQQHDRLDYAAVVHKQALEEQRAAAAHNNNNNPDHHQDQDQKPIHYSAPSTPPTPLSIAEHMQHETKRYGVKSGRSRKVS, from the coding sequence ATGGCCGAAATCCCGACCGGGGACTATAGTCACATCCACCGGTCCATCGACCAGCTGCGCTCCATGAACGAACGGGGCATGCTCGGTCAGCTGAATGCCCTAACGGCGGCCAACTCGACCGACCTCCGATCGGCAATCGCCGTCCACGAGTACAAACCCTACATCAACGACCTTaggcagcagcaccagcaacaaCCGCCAccccagcagcagcaacaaccgCAGCAGCACGACCGGCTCGACTATGCCGCCGTGGTGCACAAACAAGCTCTGGAGGAGCAGCGAGCGGCTGCCgcccacaacaacaacaacaacccgGACCACCACCAGGACCAGGACCAGAAGCCGATCCACTACAGTGCCCCGAGCACCCCGCCGACGCCGCTCTCCATCGCCGAACACATGCAGCACGAAACCAAG